In the Wyeomyia smithii strain HCP4-BCI-WySm-NY-G18 chromosome 2, ASM2978416v1, whole genome shotgun sequence genome, one interval contains:
- the LOC129720073 gene encoding uncharacterized protein LOC129720073 has protein sequence MSAVPKGTNDFRLVVNMRAANRAIKREYFRMPLIDEMKVKLHGAKYFSKLDLSNAYYHLELSPASRELTWILKRVRNVSFQAPATLEELGKTVSKVLQILRKNNLTLNISKCEFDRTHIKFLGHELDQQGFHVDEKKDRTILYTDASPNALGAVLVQENSRGHSRIISFASKTLTSTERRYAQNQREALGAVWGIEHFSYFLLGRHFVLRMDAQGVSFILNRSRENSKRTLTRADGWALRLSPYDYEIQYVRGRDNIADPSSRLYNHEHDEPFDEISSPWEVATIEVNSIGILTEAEIREATAKDKDLREVMLALETGTWSTSLSKFKSVADALLQNGLVEGYMKLVNKAMATAISSGTSYVKEQQAAVETHNAAAHSVTRVPPEEVLMGRKIRRRLPLLVGGSTDHDADLLNARDRRAKLLAKEYEYNRRGAKECRVKPGDVVIAERTARAKGDARFDPKKFTIMEEDNGNLVMCDDAGKIFRRHVSQTRKVKKWRNGESLPKADDAVDSNNSEGDTSGDAKLRRSVRDRKPPAHLAEYERICGLETLDRRSSE, from the exons ATGTCGGCCGTCCCCAAGGGGACGAACGATTTCCGATTAGTAGTCAATATGCGAGCTGCCAACAGAGCAATCAAGCGTGAATATTTCCGCATGCCTCTCATCGATGAGATGAAGGTCAAGCTCCACGGAGCCAAATATTTCTCCAAGCTGGATTTAAGTAACGCCTATTACCATCTTGAGCTTAGTCCAGCATCACGAGAACTGACCTGGATTCTTAAGAGAGTGCGGAATGTATCGTTTCAAGCGCCGG CGACCCTGGAAGAGTTAGGAAAAACTGTATCCAAAGTTTTGCAAATATTGAGGAAGAATAATTTAACTTTGAATATTAGTAAGTGCGAGTTTGATAGAACCCACATCAAATTTTTAGGCCACGAACTGGACCAACAGGGTTTCCACGTGGatgagaaaaaa GACAGGACAATCCTTTACACGGATGCATCACCTAATGCATTAGGGGCCGTACTTGTCCAGGAGAACAGCCGTGGACACTCCCGTATAATAAGTTTCGCTTCAAAGACTTTGACTTCTACCGAGAGACGATATGCTCAGAATCAACGGGAAGCGTTAGGCGCCGTGTGGGGAATCGAGCACTTCTCGTACTTTCTTCTAGGACGTCATTTCGTGCTACGTATGGATGCACAAGGGGTGTCTTTCATACTCAACCGTTCGCGTGAGAATTCGAAGAGAACGCTGACAAGAGCGGATGGTTGGGCGTTACGACTGAGTCCCTACGATTACGAGATACAGTATGTTCGTGGGCGCGATAACATAGCAGATCCCTCGTCTCGACTGTACAATCACGAACATGATGAGCCGTTCGACGAAATCTCTAGTCCATGGGAGGTAGCAACTATCGAAGTAAACTCGATTGGGATATTAACGGAAGCTGAAATACGAGAAGCAACTGCGAAGGATAAAGATCTGAGAGAAGTCATGCTGGCCCTTGAAACAGGAACTTGGTCCACCTCCCTGAGCAAATTTAAGTCTGTAGCGGATGCGTTGTTG CAGAATGGCCTAGTTGAGGGCTATATGAAACTTGTCAACAAGGCGATGGCCACAGCGATTTCTTCTGGAACTAGCTACGTGAAAGAACAGCAAGCTGCAGTTGAGACACACAACGCGGCGGCCCACAGCGTAACCAGGGTACCTCCCGAAGAAGTTCTAATGGGGCGCAAAATCAGGCGCCGGTTGCCATTGCTTGTCGGAGGGAGTACGGATCATGATGCAGACTTGCTCAATGCAAGGGATCGTAGAGCTAAGTTGCTAGCCAAAGAATACGAGTATAATCGCCGAGGGGCGAAAGAGTGTCGTGTCAAGCCTGGTGACGTCGTTATTGCTGAGCGAACAGCTCGGGCAAAAGGAGATGCGAGGTTTGACCCAAAAAAGTTTACCATAATGGAAGAAGACAATGGTAATCTTGTTATGTGCGATGATGCGGGGAAAATATTTCGACGTCATGTCAGTCAAACCCGTAAGGTAAAAAAGTGGAGAAATGGTGAGTCTTTACCAAAGGCTGACGACGCAGTTGACAGCAACAACAGTGAAGGTGATACCTCGGGCGATGCAAAACTTCGTCGTTCGGTTCGGGATCGAAAGCCGCCGGCTCACCTGGCGGAATATGAGCGAATTTGTGGACTGGAAACATTAGATAGAAGATCCtcggaatga